Sequence from the Maribacter algicola genome:
TGTTGCCCAGTATGTTAAATCTGTTGATCCAAATCTAGAAGTGACCGGATTTAAAAGGGTTGCCCTAGGATAAACATTATTCAAGATGTAATCATAAAAAAATGCCGGGCAAATGCCCGGCATTTTTTTATTATAGCAATTCCACTTAACCCTTTAACCAAGCGTTTCTGAGCTCCTTAACCTGATTGGAAGCGTTTTCCATAGGTGTAATTTTACTTACCACTATGGTAGATGTTCCAACAGCTCCCTCAACGGTAATGACTTCCCCTTCCCTTTCCAACTCCATGGTTATGATCGTATCAGGGGTCCATCCAAAACTCTGTCCTATTATGGGCCTAATAGTTTCCAAGGTAATGGCAGTTCCGTTGATACTTTTGATTATGTCCCCTCCTTGTACGCCCAAGCTTGTGAAAAAAGAATTCAGGTCAATTCCCTTTCTAACGAAAATAGCGTCATTATTGGATTGGTCAACATCGATATAAGGTATTTCTCCTTGCAAAAAATATCCTGATTGCTCCTCTACCTTATTTATGGCCAGACCCATTTTTTCAAGATAAATGTTATAATCTATTGGGGTATTGCCAATGACATGTTCATTAAAAAAATCACCTACTTCTGGATAAGTAAGAGCGACAATTTCATCAATGAGCTGGTCGTCCTGAAAAGGGGCGTCAACACCATATTTACTGGAAAGTTCCTTCATCAACCAAAGAACTCCCTTCTCGCCATTACTTTTTTCCCGTATTATAATGTCCAAAACCATATTGATCAAGGCTCCCTTTTCATATACATTGGCATAATTGCTTTCATAGAGATCTTCCAAAATATTTTTACTCATTGCGGTAAAGGACATGGAATCGTCATACCCTTTGGCATTGGACATTTTATTTCGCATACGTTCGTAAAACTCTACCTCATCTATCAACCCTTCATGCACTTGAAATAAATTGGCAAAATACTCGGTTGTACCCTCGTACATCCATAAATGTTGGGACATTTTAGGATCATTGTAATCGAAATAATGAATCTCATTTGAATGTACGGAAAGGGGAGTTACAATGTGAAAGAATTCATGTGAAACCACATCCACCATGGCCTGTTCCAATCTGTCCTTGGGCATTGCCTCCGGCAAAATAACTACAGTGGATGTGTGGTGTTCCAGGGCTCCAAATCCCATAGCATCCGTATCTTCCATAGTGGATAGATACAATAAAATATTGTACTTCTCCGTAGCATCTATATCTCCTAAAAAAGCTTTTTGGGCACTCATCATGCGCTCCATGCGTTCCCTTAAATCGCTTGCGCGATACGCCCCATTTGAAGAGAACACGCTTAACGTAACTTCAATTCCGCCCACTTTAAAAGTCTCCTTATCGGGCTTGGTATAAAATATTGGATTATCTATAATTTCAAAATACCTATTGGCCATAAAAACATCTCCACCTTCAATATTAGTGTCCAAGACAATTTGGTTTAGGGAAGTAGCCGCTTCCAACCCATCGGGCTTTTCGATTATCAACCGATAAGGTATTTCCTTATAGCCTTCAAAATATCCCACAAAACCATGTAGATTCAACATAAAGTTGGAGTCCTTAGCTATATTGGTGCCCGCAGGAGAAAAAACGGCATCCTCCACTTCATTTTCAGTATCAAAGGTATCATTGACCAAATAGGATACCTTATCCAACTTTGTAGCATTGGAAACGTTCCAGGTATTTACATCCAATTTGGAAACTTCCATAGGGTCTCCAGCATAATCATAAGCTACGAATCCTTCAATATATTGACCATAATCATCGCTGCTATATGTCCCTGGAACCGTCTTGGGTATCCTAAAAGATATCCGATCTACAGTGAAGGCACCTGGATCCACAATTACTTTCACCTGATCGTTAGTGACATTCACCAAATCAATAAAGACTTGAACCGGAGCTTTATCGATAGAAATTAAGTTTTTACCTGCACCACAACCATACAGAAAGGCAATGGCTAGTACATACAAAAGAACTCTTTTCATGTTATTCATCTTTTCAAAAAAATATTGGTAAAAAAACATACATCCTGCAAGAATATTAAAAATACGAACGATAGCCGTAGCAATTAGTAAATAATTATGTTTTATGGTCAAGGATATCACCATGTCCAGCATAGATTTTTTTCATTATTTTTGCTTTGAAATAAATCAAAAGATGCAATACAAAAGGATACTTTTAAAACTTAGCGGCGAGGCCCTAATGGGGGAAAAACAGTACGGGATAGACCCAAAAAGATTGGATGAATATGCCGAGGAGATAAAAAAGGTCGTGGATAAAGGTATCGAAGTAGCCATCGTCATTGGCGGGGGCAACATCTTTAGGGGTTTGGCCGGTGCGGCCACTGGAATGGACAGGGTTCAAGGAGATCACATGGGAATGTTGGCAACGGTCATTAACGGTTTGGCACTACAAAGTGCCTTGGAAATGAAGAATGTGCAGACCCGTTTACAATCGGCAATAAAAATCAACGAAGTGGCGGAACCCTTTATAAGAAGAAGGGCAATGCGGCATTTGGAAAAAGGCCGTGTCGTAATTTTTGGTGGAGGAACAGGTAACCCTTACTTTACGACCGACTCAGCTGCTGTTTTACGTGCCATTGAAATTGAGGCAGATGTTATCCTAAAAGGAACCAGGGTGGACGGAATTTACACGTCAGACCCTGAAAAGGATAAAAATGCCACCAAATTTGACACCATTTCTTTTCAGGATGTACTCCAGAAAGGGCTGAAAGTTATGGACACCACCGCTTTTACTTTGAGCCAAGAGAACGAACTTCCCATAGTCGTCTTTGACATGAACAAAAAAGGAAATCTTTTGAAAATTGTGGATGGTGAAGCCGTTGGAACAACCGTAAACATGTGATTTTGGTATAATTTATGTTCTTGAATACAAAATTTTGATATGAACGAAGAAATACAATTTGTTTTAGACTCGGCTAAAGAAAGTATGGATGCCGCATTGGCCCATTTGGAAAGGGCGTTCGTTAAAATTAGGGCAGGCAAGGCCAGCCCTGCTATGCTATCATCCGTATTGGTCGAGTATTACGGATCTCAAACGCCATTATCCCAGGTTGCCAATATCAATACCCCAGATGGAAGGACCATTTCCGTACAACCTTGGGAAAAAGGAATGCTTTCAGAAATCGAAAAGGCTATAATGAACGCCAATCTAGGTTTCAACCCTATGAACAATGGTGACTTGATTATTATCAATGTCCCACCCCTAACGGAGGAACGAAGGGTGCAATTGACCAAAC
This genomic interval carries:
- a CDS encoding M61 family metallopeptidase translates to MKRVLLYVLAIAFLYGCGAGKNLISIDKAPVQVFIDLVNVTNDQVKVIVDPGAFTVDRISFRIPKTVPGTYSSDDYGQYIEGFVAYDYAGDPMEVSKLDVNTWNVSNATKLDKVSYLVNDTFDTENEVEDAVFSPAGTNIAKDSNFMLNLHGFVGYFEGYKEIPYRLIIEKPDGLEAATSLNQIVLDTNIEGGDVFMANRYFEIIDNPIFYTKPDKETFKVGGIEVTLSVFSSNGAYRASDLRERMERMMSAQKAFLGDIDATEKYNILLYLSTMEDTDAMGFGALEHHTSTVVILPEAMPKDRLEQAMVDVVSHEFFHIVTPLSVHSNEIHYFDYNDPKMSQHLWMYEGTTEYFANLFQVHEGLIDEVEFYERMRNKMSNAKGYDDSMSFTAMSKNILEDLYESNYANVYEKGALINMVLDIIIREKSNGEKGVLWLMKELSSKYGVDAPFQDDQLIDEIVALTYPEVGDFFNEHVIGNTPIDYNIYLEKMGLAINKVEEQSGYFLQGEIPYIDVDQSNNDAIFVRKGIDLNSFFTSLGVQGGDIIKSINGTAITLETIRPIIGQSFGWTPDTIITMELEREGEVITVEGAVGTSTIVVSKITPMENASNQVKELRNAWLKG
- the frr gene encoding ribosome recycling factor — encoded protein: MNEEIQFVLDSAKESMDAALAHLERAFVKIRAGKASPAMLSSVLVEYYGSQTPLSQVANINTPDGRTISVQPWEKGMLSEIEKAIMNANLGFNPMNNGDLIIINVPPLTEERRVQLTKQAKAEAEHAKVGVRSARQDANKEIKDLDVSEDLESNATADIQQLTDKYVKKIDDFLSVKEAEIMKV
- the pyrH gene encoding UMP kinase — encoded protein: MQYKRILLKLSGEALMGEKQYGIDPKRLDEYAEEIKKVVDKGIEVAIVIGGGNIFRGLAGAATGMDRVQGDHMGMLATVINGLALQSALEMKNVQTRLQSAIKINEVAEPFIRRRAMRHLEKGRVVIFGGGTGNPYFTTDSAAVLRAIEIEADVILKGTRVDGIYTSDPEKDKNATKFDTISFQDVLQKGLKVMDTTAFTLSQENELPIVVFDMNKKGNLLKIVDGEAVGTTVNM